Within the Bacteroidota bacterium genome, the region TTTTCAGCTATTTATAAAATCACAATATTCAAAAGTGACAAATGGTACACTACCAACCATCTAATGCTTATTAATTAATGAAGGTCTGTTTGACCAACTTAATTTTTCCAACTCATCTATTAATTCTTTATTACTATCATAATAAAAAAGAGTTTTTACACAAATCATATATAAATCATCTGAAAAAATTTCTATTTTTAGTAATTTTTTTTTGTCTTCTTTATGAAAAACTAATTTGTGAACACCTGTAAAAATTTCATTTTTAGTATTAAATTTTATGCTTAATGGCATTGTATCTTTTTTATTAATTGATTGGATAATTTCCCATGAACCCTCATCTGTCTTGATATTCTTACCTATCAATGCTTCATCACATCGATTATCTATTTTACACAATGAAGCTCTATTATTTTTTTCAAAGAATATAATCATATTAGCCAAAACACAGGGTTTAACATCATACCCCTTGTAGTAGATTGTATCGACAACCCAAGTGCCCTCCATTACTTTATTTATATTGGTCTTACATGAACCAAATATAAATAAGGCTGCAAAGAGCAAAAAAAACATAGAAATTTGTTTAGTCATTTAATCGTTAATTAAGGTTTTTTAATCGATACAGCAGAGGGTGGAGGTACTTGATAAGTATTATCAGTTGGTGTTGTAGAACCAGCAGGATTAGGGACAGGAGATGATGTTGGAGTTGTTGCTTTGGGATTATACTTATTGTATATCTTAATTCCAATGTTATAAATTTCTTTATCATCAGTATTATTAACGCCCTGCAAAACTACATTCATTATATTAGTCAAACTTTCCTTATTTTGATATTTTTTATCAATTAAACCATTCTCTATGGATAATTCTGTTTTTACATTTTCAAAAGCTTTTTCAGCCAATTCTGTATGTTCAGTTATTAAATCATTATCGTACAAATCTTGAAAATATGCTACTTGTTCTGAAACAAATATTATTGCTTCCATTGCTGCCACACCTTTAGCCATAGCTTTGGTTTTATTCCCAGGAGGTATACTTAAATTTCCAGGTGTTCCTTTCTTACCATAGTTTCTAGATCTATTATTCTCTGTTTGAGGTTTCCAAGCATTGGGAAGTTGCTCCCCAGGAATATCAGTAGCTTGTGCTTGAGTTTTAATATTAAATTGAATACTTGCAATTGTTGGATTATACCCAATATCTCCTTGCTTCCATTTTGCAGGATTTAAGTTTTTTGAAACAAAATTTCCAACTAACCAAAAGTTCTCTACTTTAAGTTGTAATCGGCCATACTTATATTCAACCCTTGCTTCATCTGCATCTAAGAATTCTAAGCCATCTAAATCTATTCCATCAATAGGTCTATTCCCAGCAAATTGATAAGGTGTCCACCAAGGATATTCACCAGTTAACGGATCAACACTTAAAAACTTACCTAATTGTGCATTATAGATACGGAAACCATAATCGTAAGTGCTTCCACCACCACCCATTCCTTCTGGGTCAAGTTCTTTACCGTTAAAACCAAACCTATACCCATTTTCCGCTTCTACCTCTTCCAAAGTAAAGTTACAGATTTGCACACTACCAGAAGCATTACCTGCCTCATGGAATATTACATTGGTTTCAAAGCCAGTAGCAGTGAAAATATAACTGTAATCACCAGGGGTCATAAAATCTGTTATGCTTATTAAGTTTGTGGTACTCGCGACATCTTTTACGTACATGTATGGCCAGCCACGTAGGTTTACTTTAAACATGATGCGGTAGGTTTTGCCTGCCTCGGTACTAAAGGTTTTTTGCATACCTGCATTTAAGGCTGTTACGGTTGCACGTATGTTACCGTATACATTGCTTAAGGTTGCATTGCTGGTTGCTACCCACCCGTCAACACCGCTTGAAAACGAACTTTCGCTCACGGTTTTTGTCACTAACACACTGCTTACCTGTTTGTTACGAGTAGCCATTGGAGCCCCGAACGAATGGTAATATAATGGGTATTTAGTTAGCATTTTATAAACTCAATAATATAAAAAAGGAGTTGCTTTTAATACTGATTGATAAAATAATTTTTAGCAGCTTTTTTAATTCAAATTCCTTTACAGTATTGACAATTCATGGTTTTTTAGGTGATAAATGGTACACCAAGAAAATACAAACCTAGTAATAATGCTCCCTAACGCATTTATAAAATAAAAGAGAGGAATATTAACCCCTCTCTTTTATGGTTATTTAACTACACTTTATTTTGTTTTTCAGTTATTTAGAAAATCATTATATCCAAAAGTGATAAATGTTACACTACCAGCGGTTGCTATTTTATTATAAAAAAGAACCAACAATAAACATCAATAAAACAATAGTTACTATACCGATCAATCTATTCCATAGTGAACTACCTAAAATACTTTCAGAATCATTATCGCCTTCTTCTGTATAAAAATAATTAATACTTTTTTTCCTATCACTAAATAACCATCTCATTACCGCACCAATGTATGCGAAAAAAAATCCTACCATATTATTTTTTCTCCTCCTTTTCTTTTTTATCTTTTGCAACAGTCTTCACAATTTCACCTGCATCTTTTAACTTCTCCAGAGTCTCTTTTCCTTTTTTATTTAACTGTTTCAAGTTCAGTACCTTAGCATTATGCTTTTTATGTAGTAAGTGTTTTGCACTTTGGGACATAGCTTTTCTTTCTGCCTGCGTTAACATAGTATTCGCAAACTTACTTAATCCCATAGCCGCGGCTTTCGATACTGGTTTAAA harbors:
- a CDS encoding RHS repeat-associated core domain-containing protein, whose protein sequence is MLTKYPLYYHSFGAPMATRNKQVSSVLVTKTVSESSFSSGVDGWVATSNATLSNVYGNIRATVTALNAGMQKTFSTEAGKTYRIMFKVNLRGWPYMYVKDVASTTNLISITDFMTPGDYSYIFTATGFETNVIFHEAGNASGSVQICNFTLEEVEAENGYRFGFNGKELDPEGMGGGGSTYDYGFRIYNAQLGKFLSVDPLTGEYPWWTPYQFAGNRPIDGIDLDGLEFLDADEARVEYKYGRLQLKVENFWLVGNFVSKNLNPAKWKQGDIGYNPTIASIQFNIKTQAQATDIPGEQLPNAWKPQTENNRSRNYGKKGTPGNLSIPPGNKTKAMAKGVAAMEAIIFVSEQVAYFQDLYDNDLITEHTELAEKAFENVKTELSIENGLIDKKYQNKESLTNIMNVVLQGVNNTDDKEIYNIGIKIYNKYNPKATTPTSSPVPNPAGSTTPTDNTYQVPPPSAVSIKKP